The following proteins come from a genomic window of Brevibacillus antibioticus:
- a CDS encoding stage V sporulation protein AE: MDTARRKVILVTDGDHIAQKVIENVAKQFGGRCISLSAGNPTPLRGNQMVELIKMTPYDPVIVMFDDNGDYGKGRGERALEYVVKHPDIEVIGAIAVASNTHWVKGAKVAYSVNNQGQIVNEAVDKDGYADEQLQHHIYGDTVDILNYLHVPNVIGIGDIGKMEGRDSLQNGCPITTRAVQWIMERSGAHGTGHGKTSSHFNLS, from the coding sequence ATGGACACAGCACGCCGGAAAGTCATATTGGTGACAGACGGAGATCATATTGCCCAAAAAGTTATCGAGAATGTCGCCAAGCAATTTGGTGGTCGATGCATATCGCTGTCTGCGGGGAATCCGACTCCACTGCGAGGGAATCAGATGGTCGAACTGATTAAAATGACACCTTATGATCCTGTCATCGTCATGTTCGATGACAACGGAGATTACGGCAAGGGTAGAGGGGAGCGAGCACTCGAATACGTGGTGAAGCATCCTGATATCGAAGTAATCGGTGCGATTGCAGTAGCCTCGAATACACACTGGGTCAAGGGTGCGAAGGTCGCCTATTCCGTAAACAACCAAGGACAAATTGTGAACGAAGCGGTGGACAAGGACGGGTACGCAGACGAGCAACTGCAGCATCATATTTATGGAGATACTGTAGACATTTTGAATTACCTGCATGTACCCAATGTCATCGGCATTGGAGATATAGGCAAAATGGAAGGGAGGGATAGTTTGCAAAACGGTTGTCCCATCACAACGAGAGCGGTGCAATGGATAATGGAAAGGAGCGGCGCTCATGGCACAGGTCACGGAAAAACGTCATCCCATTTCAACTTATCTTGA
- the spoVAE gene encoding stage V sporulation protein AE codes for MEYLIAFVVGGLVCVVGQLLLDVGKLTPAHVMSTLVVAGVFLDFIGVYDKFIDFAGAGATVPITSFGHSLYHGAIGEAEQHGLIGVATGIFEVTSAGISAAIAFGFFASLIFKPKG; via the coding sequence ATGGAGTACCTAATTGCTTTTGTCGTAGGGGGATTGGTCTGTGTAGTAGGTCAGCTCCTTCTGGATGTTGGCAAGCTAACACCTGCTCATGTCATGAGTACGCTGGTCGTGGCAGGAGTCTTTCTCGATTTTATCGGCGTGTATGACAAATTTATCGATTTCGCGGGCGCAGGTGCGACAGTACCGATTACGAGCTTCGGGCATTCTTTGTACCATGGAGCCATCGGTGAGGCCGAACAACATGGGTTGATCGGTGTGGCAACGGGGATTTTCGAGGTTACGAGTGCGGGTATATCGGCTGCGATCGCATTCGGATTTTTTGCCTCTCTCATTTTTAAACCCAAAGGGTAA
- the spoVAD gene encoding stage V sporulation protein AD yields the protein MSNNQPVKRINRQTWHFDQNVRLQSSAVAVGPKEGEGPLAHLFDKVHEDMYAGQQTWEDAERQMMEDAVNTLLQKAGITGKDVDLILAGDLLNQNITTNFTAEKLAMPLLGMYGACSTSMLTLANAAALVNAGYANKAIAACSSHNATAERQYRYPTEYGGQKPPSAQWTVTGAGAGLVGIGGTGPRITYATMGKVVDMGIKDPFDMGTAMAPAAASTIQTHFQDTGRSPQSYDLIVTGDLAAVGYPILKELMLTEGYDMDRVYNDCGLMIYSPDQDVFSGGSGCASSAVVTYSYILDQLNRGLLKNVLVCATGALLSPVSYQQGNSIPCIAHAVALEGGK from the coding sequence GTGTCAAACAATCAACCAGTGAAACGAATCAATCGGCAAACCTGGCACTTCGATCAAAATGTTCGTCTGCAAAGCTCGGCAGTTGCTGTGGGACCAAAAGAAGGCGAAGGACCACTGGCGCACTTGTTTGATAAAGTCCACGAGGATATGTATGCAGGCCAACAGACGTGGGAAGACGCCGAACGCCAGATGATGGAGGATGCAGTCAATACCTTGTTGCAAAAGGCGGGCATCACAGGCAAGGATGTGGATCTCATTCTCGCTGGCGACCTGTTGAATCAGAATATCACGACCAACTTTACAGCAGAAAAGCTGGCGATGCCACTGCTCGGCATGTACGGAGCGTGCTCAACCTCGATGCTCACACTGGCAAATGCGGCGGCCCTGGTAAACGCAGGCTATGCAAACAAGGCGATCGCTGCTTGCAGTAGCCACAATGCCACAGCGGAGAGGCAGTATCGATATCCCACGGAATACGGTGGGCAAAAGCCCCCAAGTGCCCAGTGGACGGTGACAGGAGCCGGTGCGGGATTAGTTGGAATCGGGGGAACTGGCCCGCGCATTACATATGCGACGATGGGAAAAGTAGTAGACATGGGGATTAAAGACCCGTTTGACATGGGGACGGCTATGGCTCCAGCAGCTGCATCGACGATCCAGACGCATTTTCAAGATACAGGGCGCTCCCCACAATCCTATGATTTGATCGTGACTGGCGACTTGGCAGCTGTCGGGTACCCGATTCTAAAAGAGCTCATGTTGACGGAAGGATACGACATGGATCGAGTCTACAATGATTGTGGGTTGATGATTTATTCCCCTGATCAGGATGTATTTTCAGGTGGGAGCGGTTGCGCAAGCAGTGCCGTGGTCACGTATAGCTACATTTTGGATCAGCTCAACCGTGGGTTACTGAAAAACGTGTTGGTCTGTGCCACGGGAGCACTCTTAAGCCCAGTGAGCTATCAGCAGGGTAATTCGATACCGTGCATTGCCCATGCGGTTGCACTTGAAGGAGGAAAATGA
- the spoVAC gene encoding stage V sporulation protein AC, whose protein sequence is MATKIKSKNPGSMQMTKQLYQQQASKFQPKRNVLLNSFRAFWVGGTICLLGQAIQNMYITFFGFTEKTASNPTVATLIFLSVLLTGLGVYDNIGQYAGAGSAVPVTGFANSIASAAIEHRSEGVVLGVGGNMFKLAGSVIVFGVVAAFIAGIIKSLINMLF, encoded by the coding sequence ATGGCAACCAAAATAAAATCCAAAAACCCCGGATCGATGCAGATGACCAAACAACTGTATCAACAGCAGGCTTCGAAGTTCCAGCCCAAACGAAACGTTCTGCTCAACTCGTTTCGTGCTTTCTGGGTAGGAGGGACCATATGCTTGTTGGGTCAAGCCATTCAAAATATGTATATTACCTTCTTCGGATTTACGGAGAAAACAGCGAGCAATCCGACCGTTGCGACGCTCATCTTTCTATCCGTTTTGCTGACAGGGTTAGGTGTGTATGACAATATCGGACAGTATGCCGGAGCAGGATCAGCCGTGCCTGTTACAGGTTTTGCCAACTCGATTGCTTCTGCTGCCATCGAACATCGGAGCGAAGGGGTGGTGCTCGGCGTTGGAGGAAATATGTTTAAGCTCGCTGGTTCGGTCATTGTATTTGGGGTTGTTGCTGCTTTTATTGCGGGAATCATAAAGAGCCTGATCAACATGCTTTTCTAA
- a CDS encoding stage V sporulation protein AB, with amino-acid sequence MSVIKYLLLILIGLGGGLAVGSGLVAFITVLDIIPRLTQLTNAHRYIRSLEWALVAGALFFTFIDFFHWGAHLPIIVSSIYGIFAGIFVGTLAAGLTEVLNVFPILAKRVHMDGSLLFLLMAVVLGKVTGSLLQWLLHL; translated from the coding sequence ATGAGCGTCATCAAGTACTTGTTGCTTATTTTGATCGGGCTGGGTGGAGGACTTGCAGTAGGGAGCGGGCTGGTCGCGTTTATTACCGTTCTGGACATCATTCCAAGGTTGACACAATTAACGAATGCTCATCGATATATCCGCTCGCTGGAATGGGCCTTGGTGGCAGGAGCGCTTTTTTTTACGTTTATTGATTTCTTTCACTGGGGTGCTCATTTACCCATTATCGTATCTTCCATTTACGGGATATTTGCAGGGATATTTGTGGGGACACTCGCCGCAGGACTAACTGAGGTATTGAATGTCTTCCCGATATTAGCGAAGCGTGTCCACATGGATGGTAGTCTTCTCTTTCTGTTGATGGCAGTCGTTTTGGGAAAAGTGACGGGTTCCTTACTGCAATGGCTGCTCCATCTGTGA
- a CDS encoding stage V sporulation protein AA, which produces MKDALFLRLRKRLAVQPQAMITLGDICQLYWDGEREEALKRMPIYQTKPTDGNLIIIDIMQVIKRLRSVYPDVELDVQGAPQIIVEVLNPRKKSNPILVAMVWLLLFIGSGLAIMNFHTDVSMMQVHERIYYLITGEKSHQPLWMQIPYSIGIGLGMVLFFNHIFQKKINEEPSPLEVELFMYQQSLDQYYIQNENKENQRTKK; this is translated from the coding sequence ATGAAAGACGCGTTGTTTCTGCGCCTGAGAAAGCGATTGGCCGTACAGCCACAAGCCATGATTACGCTTGGAGACATTTGCCAGCTTTACTGGGATGGAGAGCGCGAGGAAGCGTTAAAGCGGATGCCCATTTACCAGACAAAGCCAACGGATGGCAATTTGATCATTATCGATATTATGCAGGTGATTAAAAGGCTGCGTTCAGTCTATCCCGACGTGGAACTGGACGTTCAGGGTGCTCCCCAAATTATTGTGGAGGTGCTTAATCCACGAAAGAAATCGAACCCGATTTTGGTAGCGATGGTGTGGCTTCTCCTGTTCATTGGCTCAGGATTGGCGATCATGAATTTCCATACCGATGTCAGCATGATGCAGGTTCACGAACGAATCTACTATTTGATTACCGGTGAAAAAAGCCATCAGCCCTTATGGATGCAAATTCCTTACTCCATTGGAATTGGTTTGGGGATGGTTCTGTTTTTCAATCATATCTTCCAGAAAAAAATCAACGAAGAACCTAGTCCGCTCGAAGTGGAATTGTTTATGTATCAGCAAAGCCTGGATCAATACTACATACAAAATGAAAACAAGGAAAACCAACGGACGAAGAAATGA
- the sigF gene encoding RNA polymerase sporulation sigma factor SigF — protein MGADIKNASQPFLTNDQVKELIAKSQSGDTEARELLVNSNIRLVWSVVQRFINRGYEADDLFQIGCIGLLKAVDKFDLSYDVRFSTYAVPMIIGEIQRFLRDDGTVKVSRSLKETANKVRRTKDELYKQFGRAPTIAEVADAVGITPEEVVFAQEANRAPSSIHETVFENDGDPITLIDQIADEGVNKWFEKIALKDAISRLSEREQLIVYLRYYKDQTQSEVAERLGISQVQVSRLEKRILQTIKDQIEH, from the coding sequence ATGGGTGCCGATATCAAAAACGCGAGTCAACCATTTCTGACCAATGACCAAGTGAAAGAGCTAATCGCCAAAAGCCAATCTGGCGACACTGAGGCACGAGAGCTTCTCGTCAACAGCAATATTCGACTGGTCTGGTCCGTCGTCCAGCGCTTTATCAACCGTGGATATGAAGCGGATGATTTGTTTCAGATCGGTTGTATTGGCCTTTTGAAAGCCGTAGACAAGTTTGATCTCTCCTATGATGTTCGATTCTCAACTTATGCTGTGCCGATGATTATTGGGGAAATTCAACGCTTCTTACGTGATGACGGTACAGTCAAGGTAAGTCGATCACTCAAAGAAACAGCCAATAAGGTACGACGAACAAAGGATGAGCTGTACAAGCAATTCGGTCGCGCACCCACGATTGCTGAGGTTGCGGACGCGGTGGGGATTACGCCAGAAGAAGTCGTGTTTGCGCAAGAAGCAAATCGGGCACCTTCTTCCATCCATGAAACGGTTTTTGAAAATGATGGGGACCCCATTACGTTGATCGATCAGATTGCAGATGAAGGGGTTAACAAATGGTTTGAAAAAATTGCACTCAAGGATGCGATCAGTCGATTGAGCGAGCGGGAACAACTCATTGTCTACCTTCGCTACTACAAGGATCAGACGCAGTCGGAAGTAGCGGAGAGGCTGGGAATCTCGCAAGTACAGGTATCGCGCCTCGAGAAGCGCATTTTGCAAACGATCAAAGACCAAATTGAACACTAA
- the spoIIAB gene encoding anti-sigma F factor, translating to MMVQRNFMSVSFAALSQNEAFARVAVAAFISQLEITMDELEEIKTVISEAVTNAIIHGYDENPEGVVQISVRIQEDSIDLIVEDNGRGIENVEQAMQPLYTTKPELERSGMGFTIMENFMDSLEVATVVGKGTTVRLTKRLAFAKALQN from the coding sequence ATGATGGTACAGCGTAACTTTATGTCGGTGTCATTTGCAGCATTGAGCCAAAATGAAGCATTCGCACGTGTAGCAGTCGCAGCCTTCATTTCCCAACTCGAAATTACGATGGACGAGCTGGAAGAAATCAAAACCGTTATATCCGAGGCTGTTACGAATGCCATTATTCATGGATATGACGAAAATCCAGAGGGTGTGGTGCAGATCTCTGTGCGAATTCAAGAGGACAGCATTGATTTGATCGTGGAAGACAATGGACGTGGAATTGAGAATGTGGAGCAGGCCATGCAGCCACTCTATACGACGAAACCAGAGCTGGAGCGCTCTGGGATGGGCTTTACAATTATGGAGAATTTCATGGATTCTTTGGAAGTGGCAACGGTTGTGGGTAAAGGAACAACTGTGCGCCTCACAAAACGCCTGGCGTTTGCCAAAGCCTTGCAAAATTAG
- the spoIIAA gene encoding anti-sigma F factor antagonist — MSLRVAMETRQDVLVIRLQGELDHHTAEELRKKADDLLRTSTIRHIVLSLADLTFMDSSGIGVILGRYKQISARSGEMYVCSINPTIYRIFEMSGLFKVIKFRENEADALHVLGVA, encoded by the coding sequence ATGAGTTTACGTGTTGCGATGGAGACACGGCAGGATGTGCTGGTGATCCGTTTGCAGGGTGAGCTGGATCATCATACGGCAGAGGAGTTGCGCAAGAAGGCGGATGATCTTTTGCGTACCTCTACTATACGTCATATTGTGCTGAGTCTGGCTGATTTGACGTTTATGGACAGCTCTGGTATCGGGGTTATTTTAGGAAGATATAAGCAGATTTCCGCCCGATCTGGAGAAATGTACGTCTGCTCGATCAATCCTACGATCTATCGAATATTTGAGATGTCTGGGTTATTCAAGGTGATCAAGTTTCGCGAAAACGAAGCGGATGCTTTGCATGTTCTGGGGGTGGCGTAA
- a CDS encoding D-alanyl-D-alanine carboxypeptidase family protein: MKRNGYLALCFVMCFTIFSPLAIAKEKAGQQKGDNHFAPLASSAVMIEADTGTVLYEKNANEKMPPASITKVMTMLLIMEAVERGELKFTDKVRTSERAASMGGSQIFLQPGEEMTVEDMLKGIAIASGNDASVAMAEHLAGTEESFVARMNERAQQLGMKNSHFVNSNGLPAANHYSSAADIAIVSRELLKHEGITKFTGTYQDYLRKDSESPFWLVNTNKLVRFYEGVDGLKTGYTGEAKYCLTATAKRNNMRVIAVVMGEPDVKTRNNEVSTLFNYAFTHFQVLPMYKKGESVRAIVVDKGQKPQINAVTPHAVSLLMKKGESADTFQKEIVINETVSAPIAKNQVIGHIFIRTKDGKEVNRIDLFPEDQVDKANMWEILKRATKSVLISY, encoded by the coding sequence ATGAAACGGAATGGATACCTCGCTCTATGCTTCGTTATGTGTTTTACCATCTTTTCTCCGCTGGCTATTGCCAAAGAAAAGGCTGGACAGCAAAAGGGTGACAATCATTTTGCCCCATTAGCTTCATCCGCTGTGATGATTGAAGCGGATACGGGAACAGTCTTGTATGAAAAGAATGCCAATGAAAAAATGCCACCCGCCAGTATCACCAAAGTAATGACCATGCTTTTGATCATGGAAGCGGTGGAGCGGGGAGAGCTTAAGTTTACCGATAAGGTTCGAACAAGTGAAAGAGCAGCATCGATGGGCGGGTCACAAATTTTTCTACAGCCCGGTGAAGAAATGACAGTAGAGGACATGTTGAAAGGGATTGCGATTGCTTCAGGGAATGATGCCTCTGTAGCGATGGCTGAGCACTTGGCTGGTACAGAAGAGAGTTTTGTCGCGCGAATGAATGAACGCGCACAGCAGCTCGGCATGAAAAATTCGCATTTTGTCAACTCTAATGGACTTCCTGCCGCGAATCACTACTCTTCGGCGGCAGACATTGCGATTGTGTCACGTGAACTCTTGAAGCACGAAGGCATCACGAAGTTCACCGGTACGTACCAAGACTACTTACGAAAAGATTCAGAAAGCCCTTTCTGGCTTGTGAATACGAACAAGCTCGTACGTTTTTATGAAGGGGTGGACGGTTTGAAAACAGGGTACACAGGAGAAGCGAAATACTGTTTAACCGCGACTGCCAAACGCAACAACATGCGGGTCATTGCAGTCGTTATGGGTGAGCCTGATGTAAAAACGCGCAATAATGAAGTATCGACTCTGTTCAATTACGCATTTACGCACTTTCAGGTGTTGCCGATGTACAAAAAGGGCGAATCTGTGCGCGCAATCGTTGTGGATAAAGGTCAGAAACCGCAAATCAATGCGGTGACACCACATGCAGTTAGTTTGTTGATGAAAAAAGGAGAATCGGCCGATACGTTCCAGAAGGAAATTGTCATTAATGAGACCGTTTCAGCACCTATAGCAAAGAACCAAGTAATCGGCCACATTTTCATCCGCACGAAAGATGGCAAGGAAGTAAATCGAATCGATCTGTTCCCAGAAGATCAGGTAGATAAAGCCAACATGTGGGAGATTCTCAAGCGAGCCACCAAGAGCGTTTTGATTAGCTACTGA
- a CDS encoding methyl-accepting chemotaxis protein, translating into MSKFLSPRWKKKEGISNLLKKVNLTSQAATEKLRGSLATKMIVFGLILVLIIIGSLQYIALSFSKSTLFSITSNQAKMLADQHANSMEDDLKAIVNSTKSAATKRVMMTELQPLIMEQFTLLRQAHKEVSRIYLIDTATGKSLYSLTGTNEIDFKQKQYFQRALTTKSLVISDEEIVEDSKKSFLYIATPIGEKADDTSRLFVVGFTIDQMIQKIPEISFMENGYAFVVRQDGLVVAHQNPNNNNKLVLAGDKDYAEMLALMKHETSNSLLYSDHGIDSFAAFAPIPMLNWNVVLSTGTDEVYGEVDGMWLYFVLFSLPIIGLSVWSIWWFAKRIRLSLFAIARDMDQIGAGHFNINVKVNGNDELAMVGRKMNDMAAELRKLIALVQGQATQLNVATDELTLFAQENKGAINVITDNISTIAQRVSTQTNEVQATANTVSDISEGVEQVAVAAESTSVATTRTFERAQGGMELVENVINTVRRATSEVERTAGQMHSLRERAREITSIVEMITSIASQTNLLALNAAIEAARAGDAGRGFSVVASEVRKLAEESSSFSERIAAIAHSINDEAMDMSKHMDEIVTMVSGGLQSVESVGTAFQNIVAEIQSAAEQSESMTATSEEMAAGNQVVTNSMQRLATMSDEISDSISGVVETVDEQLNSIARINENVEQLKKMADELTQNVSRFVI; encoded by the coding sequence ATGAGCAAATTTTTGTCGCCACGATGGAAAAAGAAGGAGGGAATTTCGAATCTTTTAAAAAAAGTAAATCTGACTAGCCAAGCAGCAACGGAAAAACTAAGAGGCTCTCTTGCTACAAAGATGATTGTGTTTGGTCTAATTCTTGTCCTTATTATTATTGGTTCTTTGCAATACATAGCCCTTTCCTTCTCGAAATCAACGTTGTTTAGCATTACCTCTAATCAGGCAAAAATGCTGGCTGACCAGCATGCGAATAGCATGGAAGATGACTTAAAAGCGATTGTGAACTCCACCAAATCGGCGGCAACCAAACGTGTGATGATGACAGAGCTGCAGCCGCTTATCATGGAGCAGTTTACTCTATTGCGCCAGGCGCATAAAGAAGTTTCTAGAATCTATTTGATCGACACGGCTACCGGGAAATCCCTTTATTCCTTGACGGGGACAAATGAGATTGACTTCAAGCAAAAGCAATACTTCCAGAGAGCACTAACTACGAAATCCTTGGTCATTTCAGATGAAGAAATCGTTGAAGACAGCAAAAAGAGTTTTCTTTATATTGCGACACCCATAGGGGAAAAGGCCGATGATACGAGCAGATTGTTCGTTGTTGGCTTTACGATTGACCAAATGATTCAAAAGATTCCTGAGATCTCTTTCATGGAGAATGGCTACGCATTTGTCGTTCGACAAGATGGTTTGGTGGTAGCCCATCAAAATCCGAACAACAACAACAAGCTCGTGCTGGCTGGTGACAAAGATTATGCAGAGATGCTTGCCCTGATGAAGCATGAGACAAGCAACAGCTTGTTGTACTCGGATCATGGTATTGATTCATTTGCAGCTTTTGCACCCATTCCGATGTTGAACTGGAATGTCGTTTTGTCCACGGGAACTGACGAGGTGTATGGTGAAGTAGACGGAATGTGGTTGTACTTCGTGCTCTTCAGCTTGCCGATCATCGGACTCTCGGTTTGGTCGATCTGGTGGTTTGCGAAGCGGATTCGACTGTCTCTGTTCGCGATAGCCCGGGATATGGATCAAATCGGCGCCGGACATTTTAATATCAACGTAAAAGTAAACGGCAATGACGAGCTAGCTATGGTTGGCCGCAAAATGAATGACATGGCGGCTGAACTTCGCAAGCTGATTGCCCTTGTACAGGGACAAGCGACACAACTGAACGTAGCGACAGATGAGCTGACCCTATTTGCGCAAGAAAACAAAGGAGCCATCAACGTCATTACGGATAATATTTCAACGATTGCCCAACGCGTTTCTACGCAGACGAATGAAGTGCAAGCGACGGCCAATACCGTCTCGGACATCTCGGAAGGTGTCGAACAGGTGGCTGTCGCTGCCGAATCGACATCAGTTGCCACGACCCGTACGTTTGAGAGAGCGCAAGGCGGAATGGAGTTAGTCGAGAACGTAATCAATACGGTACGACGTGCCACTAGTGAGGTAGAACGTACCGCAGGACAAATGCACAGTCTTCGTGAGCGGGCTCGTGAAATTACGAGCATCGTCGAAATGATTACGAGTATTGCATCGCAGACGAATTTGTTGGCGCTGAATGCAGCTATTGAGGCTGCGCGTGCTGGAGATGCTGGACGAGGCTTCTCGGTTGTTGCCAGCGAGGTTCGCAAGCTCGCAGAGGAAAGCAGCTCCTTCTCTGAGCGTATCGCTGCCATTGCCCATTCGATCAATGATGAAGCAATGGATATGAGCAAGCATATGGACGAGATCGTTACCATGGTGAGTGGAGGCTTGCAGTCTGTAGAGTCTGTGGGTACTGCTTTCCAAAATATCGTGGCAGAGATTCAATCAGCTGCAGAGCAAAGCGAATCGATGACGGCAACCTCGGAAGAGATGGCGGCAGGTAATCAGGTTGTGACGAACTCGATGCAGCGTCTTGCCACCATGTCGGATGAAATTAGTGATTCCATCTCAGGTGTGGTAGAGACAGTGGATGAACAATTGAATTCGATTGCACGTATTAATGAAAACGTGGAGCAATTGAAAAAAATGGCGGACGAGTTAACGCAAAATGTGAGCCGCTTCGTGATTTAA
- a CDS encoding ABC transporter ATP-binding protein: MDKRENLIEVRNLKKFFSIGDNTLKAVNDISFEIKRGETLGIVGESGCGKSTAGRTILRLYDATEGDVLFEGKSIMNLNQQEMKAMRRNMQMIFQDPYASLNPRMTVGDIIGEALDIHGLATGQKRKERIQELLSLVSLNPEHMNRFPHEFSGGQRQRIGIARALAVEPKFIVCDEPISALDVSVQAQVVNLLEQLQEKMGLTYMFIAHDLSMVKYISDRVAVMYLGKMVELAESDALYEKPLHPYTQALLSAIPIPDPEVERNRERIVLQGDVPSPMNPPSGCHFRTRCPKAMPECAASAPVWKEVEPGHFAACHLYN; this comes from the coding sequence GTGGATAAACGTGAAAATTTAATTGAAGTACGTAATCTTAAAAAATTCTTTTCCATTGGCGATAATACTCTGAAAGCTGTAAATGATATCTCGTTTGAGATCAAACGTGGAGAAACATTGGGCATAGTAGGAGAGTCAGGCTGTGGGAAGTCCACTGCCGGTCGTACCATCTTGAGACTGTATGATGCGACTGAAGGGGACGTCCTGTTTGAAGGCAAGAGCATCATGAATTTGAACCAGCAGGAAATGAAGGCAATGCGCCGCAACATGCAAATGATTTTCCAAGACCCTTACGCATCGTTGAACCCGCGTATGACAGTCGGGGATATCATTGGCGAGGCGCTGGATATTCATGGCCTGGCGACTGGTCAGAAGCGCAAAGAGCGCATCCAGGAGCTCCTTTCCTTGGTGAGCTTGAATCCTGAGCATATGAACCGCTTCCCACATGAGTTTTCAGGCGGTCAGCGCCAACGTATCGGAATTGCCCGTGCATTGGCAGTAGAGCCAAAATTCATCGTGTGTGACGAGCCAATCTCTGCTTTGGACGTATCCGTACAAGCACAGGTTGTAAACTTGCTCGAACAGCTGCAAGAAAAAATGGGCTTGACCTACATGTTCATTGCCCATGACTTGTCCATGGTAAAATACATTTCCGACCGTGTAGCGGTTATGTATCTGGGGAAAATGGTTGAGCTGGCAGAAAGTGATGCTTTGTATGAAAAGCCTCTTCATCCGTATACGCAAGCGCTGTTGTCTGCGATTCCGATTCCAGACCCAGAAGTTGAGCGTAACCGTGAGCGCATTGTATTGCAAGGCGACGTACCTAGCCCAATGAACCCACCAAGCGGTTGCCATTTCCGTACTCGTTGCCCGAAAGCAATGCCGGAATGCGCTGCATCTGCACCGGTGTGGAAAGAAGTAGAGCCAGGACATTTCGCAGCTTGTCACTTGTATAACTAA
- a CDS encoding ABC transporter ATP-binding protein: protein MERILDVKDLHVSFHTYAGEVKAVRGVNFHVNRGEAVAIVGESGCGKSVTAQTLMKLIPMPPGEIKQGQILFNGEDIVKKSKKEMESIRGKDIGMIFQDPMTSLNPTMTIGSQITEGLIKHQNMSKAAARDRAIELLTMVGIPQPEKRVEQYPHEFSGGMRQRAMIAISLACSPKLLIADEPTTALDVTIQAQILDLMKELQKKTGTSIILITHDLGVVAEMCDRVIVMYAGKVIETGTVDDIFYNPQHPYTKGLLRSVPRLDLNRDEPLTPIFGTPPDLLRPPVGCGFTARCDSAMRVCQEIDPELNDVSTTQRAACWLQHPLAQNRA from the coding sequence ATGGAACGCATTCTTGATGTAAAAGACCTGCATGTATCCTTCCATACGTATGCAGGTGAAGTAAAAGCAGTTCGCGGTGTGAATTTTCACGTCAACCGCGGAGAGGCTGTAGCGATTGTAGGGGAGTCCGGTTGCGGTAAATCCGTAACCGCTCAAACCCTCATGAAGCTGATTCCTATGCCTCCAGGTGAAATTAAACAAGGGCAAATTCTCTTCAATGGAGAGGATATCGTTAAGAAGTCGAAAAAAGAGATGGAATCGATCCGCGGTAAAGATATCGGGATGATCTTCCAAGATCCAATGACTTCCTTGAACCCAACAATGACCATCGGTAGCCAAATTACCGAGGGCTTGATCAAACACCAAAACATGTCGAAAGCTGCAGCACGTGATCGTGCCATTGAGCTGTTGACAATGGTTGGTATTCCGCAACCTGAGAAACGTGTGGAGCAATATCCACACGAGTTCTCTGGCGGTATGCGTCAACGTGCAATGATCGCGATCTCTCTCGCCTGTTCGCCGAAGCTGTTGATCGCAGATGAACCGACTACAGCTTTGGACGTAACGATTCAGGCGCAAATTTTGGACCTGATGAAAGAATTGCAAAAGAAAACAGGCACGTCCATTATCTTGATCACGCATGACCTTGGTGTTGTTGCTGAGATGTGTGACCGCGTAATCGTTATGTACGCAGGAAAAGTGATCGAGACAGGAACAGTTGATGATATTTTCTACAATCCGCAACATCCTTACACCAAAGGCTTGCTTCGCTCGGTACCACGTCTTGACTTGAACCGTGACGAGCCACTGACACCGATTTTTGGTACGCCGCCAGACCTTCTGCGTCCGCCAGTTGGCTGTGGATTCACTGCGCGTTGCGACTCAGCGATGCGTGTGTGCCAAGAGATCGATCCTGAGCTGAACGACGTCAGCACGACTCAGCGAGCAGCTTGTTGGCTTCAACATCCGCTTGCTCAGAACCGTGCGTAG